The DNA segment CCGTTCGAACAGCGGCAGCTTCGCCAGTTCCTGCGCCCTCGACGCTCTTCCCGACGACGCGGTCTTGCCCTCGAAAAGCTGCATCAGCTTCTGCAACGGGTCGTAGTCGCCGGTTCGCCTGTCGTAGACGAGATCGAGAGCAACCTGCCTCGGCTCCTCCTCGATCTTGTTCATCGGCAGGATCTTCGACGAGTTCACGATCGCCGAGTCGAGACCGGCTTGCCTGCACTCGTTGAGGAACACCGAGTTCAGCACCTGCCGCGCGGCCGGGTTGAGGCCGAACGACACGTTGGACAACCCGAGCGTGGTCTGCACCCGGGGGCGCCTGCGCTTGAGCTCGCGGATGGCGTTGATCGTCTCGATGGCGTCCTTGCGGACCTCCTCCTGCCCCGTGGTGATGGGAAACACCAGGCAGTCGATGATGATCGCGGACTCGTCGAGACCCCAGTTGCCGGTGAGGTCATCGATCGCGCGCTCGGCGACCCGCAGCTTCCAGTCGGCGGTTCTGGCCTGGCCCTCCTCGTCGATACAGGTGACGACGACGGTCGCTCCGTGCTCGACCACCATCTCCATCACCCGGTGGAAGCGGCCGCCCGGCTCCGCTCCGTCCTCGTAGTTGACCGAGTTGACCGCGCACCGGCCACCAAGGTGTTCCAGACCGGCCTCGACGACCTCGGCCTCCGTGGAGTCGACCATGATCGGCAACGTCGAGGCCGTCGCGAGGCGCGAGGCCAGTTCGCGCATGTCCCGCGTGCCGTCCCTGCCCACGTAGTCGACACAGAGGTCGAGCATGTGCGCACCCTCACGGGTTTGCGACTTCGCGATCTCGACGCAGTCGTCGTAGCGCTCGGCAAGCATGGCCTCCCTGAACGCCTTCGAACCGTTGGCGTTGGTGCGCTCGCCGACGTTGAGGATCGAGGCATCCTGTTCAAAGGGCACCGACTGGTACACCGACGACACCGAAGGCACGATCTCCGGGGTGCGCTGCTTCGGCGTCAGGTCCGCGACCGCCTCGGACACCGCCCGAATGTGCTCGCCGGTCGTACCACAGCAACCCCCGACGAGGCGGGCGCCGAACCGCGTGATGAAACCGGCGAGTGCCTCGGCGAGTTCGTCCGGTCGCAGCGGGTAGACGGCCCCGTTCGGGCCGAGTTCCGGCAGGCCCGCGTTGGGCATCACCGAGATCGGCACCGTCGCGTGCTGGGCGAGCACCCGCAGGTGCTCGCTCATCTCTGCGGGACCGGTCGCGCAGTTCATGCCGATGAGGTCGATGCCGAGCGGTTCGAGCGCGGTCAGCGCCGCACCGATCTCGGAACCGACCAGCATCGTGCCCGTCGTCTCCACGGTGACCTGCGCGATGACGGGCACCTGCCTGCCCGTCATCGCCATGGCCCGCTTCGCGGCGACGATCGCCGCCTTCGTCTGCAACAGGTCCTGCGATGTCTCCACCAGTACGGCGTCGGCACCGCCGTCGAGCATGCCGAGCACGTTGTCGACGTAGGCATCGCGCAACGCCGCGTACGGCGCGTGACCAAGGGTGGGCAGTTTCGTGCCAGGCCCGACGGAGCCGAGCACGAACCGCGGCTTGTCCGGAGTGCTGAACTCGTCCGCGCACTGCCTCGCCAGCGCGGTCCCCCGTTCGGCCAGGTCCCTGATCCGGTCGGCGATGCCGTATTCACCGAGGTTGGCGAGGTTGGTGCCGAAAGTGTTGCTCTCGATGGCGTCGGAGCCCGCCTCAAGGAAACCGCGGTACACCGCGCTCACCACGTCGGGCCGGGTCTCGTTGAGAATCTCGTTACAGCCTTCGAGCTGGGCGAAGTCGTCCAGCGTCAGGTCGTATTCCTGCAACGCGGTGCCCATACCGCCGTCGGCGACCAGCACCCGCCGGTCCAGTTCGGCGAGAAAACCGCTCTCCATCATCACACTCGCAGCTTCGACTCGATCTCGGCCGCGGCATCGTTGCCGTACGTCTTCGCGACGCGCTTCGAAAAGTCAGCCCGGTCCAATGTGTATTCCTGGGTGCCAACCGTTTCGAGCACGATCGCGGCGAGCGTACACCCCACTTGAGCCGCGCGTTCCAGGTCCAGTTTCGCATGCACGCCCCACAGGAATCCGGCGCGGAAGGCGTCCCCGACCCCGGTCGGGTCCGCGCTGTCGCCGACGTCGTGCGCGGGGACCGAAACGGGGGGCGCTTCACTCGACTCGATGCGCACTCCGTCCGGTCCGTGTGTCATGACCCACCGTCCGACCTTTCCGAGCACCTCGGCCGCCGTCCAGCCGGTGACCTGCAACAACAAGGACGTCTCGTATTCGTTGGTGAACAGGTACGAGGCGCCGTCGACCAGTTTGCGCACCTCGTCGCGCCCCATCCTGGCCAGCTGCTGGGAAGGGTCGGCCGCGAAGGCGTATCCGCGCTCCCTGCACTCCTCGGTGTGCCGCACCATGGCCGTGGGGTCGTTGGGCGCGACCACGACGAGGTCGAGACCACCGAGCCGGTCGGCGACGGCCCTCAACTCGATGTTGCGGGCCTCCTCCATGGCACCCGCGTAGAACGAGGCGATCTGGGCTTGTGATTCGTCGGTCGTGCACAGGAATCGCGACGTGTGCCTCGTCTGTGACACGTGCACCGACTTCGTGTCCACGCCGTGACGTTCCAGCCACGAACGGTAGTCCTCGAAGTCGGAGCCGACGGCACCGACGAGGATCGGGGTCATGCCGAGGCTGCCGAGCCCGAACGAGATGTTGGCCGCAACCCCTCCCCTGCGGATGTCGAGCTGGTCGACCAGGAACGACAGCGAGACCTTCTCCAGTTGATCCTCGACGAACTGGTCGGCGAACCGACCGGGAAACACCATCAGATGGTCGGTCGCGATCGAGCCGGTCACCGCTATGCGCATGGCAGGACACACTCCTCGGGTCGGGGGAACTGGGGCGAGCTCTTCGACAACGTCGCGGGGAAGGGCCTCACGCCTTGGCCGCGTCCTTCAGGGCCGGTGCCCTTTCGGTGCGTTCCCAC comes from the Prauserella marina genome and includes:
- the metH gene encoding methionine synthase; this translates as MESGFLAELDRRVLVADGGMGTALQEYDLTLDDFAQLEGCNEILNETRPDVVSAVYRGFLEAGSDAIESNTFGTNLANLGEYGIADRIRDLAERGTALARQCADEFSTPDKPRFVLGSVGPGTKLPTLGHAPYAALRDAYVDNVLGMLDGGADAVLVETSQDLLQTKAAIVAAKRAMAMTGRQVPVIAQVTVETTGTMLVGSEIGAALTALEPLGIDLIGMNCATGPAEMSEHLRVLAQHATVPISVMPNAGLPELGPNGAVYPLRPDELAEALAGFITRFGARLVGGCCGTTGEHIRAVSEAVADLTPKQRTPEIVPSVSSVYQSVPFEQDASILNVGERTNANGSKAFREAMLAERYDDCVEIAKSQTREGAHMLDLCVDYVGRDGTRDMRELASRLATASTLPIMVDSTEAEVVEAGLEHLGGRCAVNSVNYEDGAEPGGRFHRVMEMVVEHGATVVVTCIDEEGQARTADWKLRVAERAIDDLTGNWGLDESAIIIDCLVFPITTGQEEVRKDAIETINAIRELKRRRPRVQTTLGLSNVSFGLNPAARQVLNSVFLNECRQAGLDSAIVNSSKILPMNKIEEEPRQVALDLVYDRRTGDYDPLQKLMQLFEGKTASSGRASRAQELAKLPLFERLERRIVDGERNGLDEDLAGAMAEKEPLRIINENLLAGMKVVGELFGSGQMQLPFVLQSAEVMKAAVAYLEPHMEKDDSGGKGKLLLATVKGDVHDIGKNLVDIIVSNNGYDVVNIGIKQPINAILDAAEEHRVDAIGMSGLLVKSTVIMKDNLQEMNARGVAAKYPVLLGGAALTRTFVENDLDEVYEGDVRYAKDAFEGLNLMDRLMSIKRGESPEEDEAERAKKAERKARRERSLRIAEKRKAEQSEEPSLEDTTRSDVDEEAPVPVPAFWGSKVVKGIATAEYLSLLDERATFFGQWGLRGAKKGEGPSYEELVETEGRPRLRAWMDELSTRGILANAAVVYGYFPCYSDGNDLVVLDKDEPDAPERLRFSFPRQRRDRRLCLADFFRSKDKAEKTGEVDVLPLQLVTMGQPIADHANELFAKNAYRDYLEIHGLGVQLTEALAEYWHRRVRQELLFTGGDSVAAEDPDDVRQYFKLGYRGARFSLGYGACPDLEDRAKIVELLGAERIGVELSEEFQLHPEQSTDAIVLHHPEAKYFNT
- a CDS encoding carbohydrate kinase family protein — translated: MRIAVTGSIATDHLMVFPGRFADQFVEDQLEKVSLSFLVDQLDIRRGGVAANISFGLGSLGMTPILVGAVGSDFEDYRSWLERHGVDTKSVHVSQTRHTSRFLCTTDESQAQIASFYAGAMEEARNIELRAVADRLGGLDLVVVAPNDPTAMVRHTEECRERGYAFAADPSQQLARMGRDEVRKLVDGASYLFTNEYETSLLLQVTGWTAAEVLGKVGRWVMTHGPDGVRIESSEAPPVSVPAHDVGDSADPTGVGDAFRAGFLWGVHAKLDLERAAQVGCTLAAIVLETVGTQEYTLDRADFSKRVAKTYGNDAAAEIESKLRV